A region of Domibacillus sp. DTU_2020_1001157_1_SI_ALB_TIR_016 DNA encodes the following proteins:
- a CDS encoding IclR family transcriptional regulator produces the protein MSEVIRKSVLLLHAMKPTEEREEWSATELSRDLGIPVQTVHRLLSSLEEQGLVYRSAETKKFRLGLLILQLGLAGKNNLSVRKQSVDIVQELVRKTKNPVFITVPEGEEGVLIEYISPGTPKSKELTGTRFFLFEGAFNKVMLAFMKKQRQLKMFEMLSGTQESNKLKELEDELTIIQKKGWAVSFNEIQPGAVCISAPIFNWENEVVASVSMMVWEEAFAEDTKGTNIKSIKKAAKEISSELGWLQNIRQVF, from the coding sequence GTGTCTGAAGTGATAAGAAAGTCTGTTTTATTGCTGCACGCCATGAAGCCAACGGAAGAAAGAGAAGAATGGAGTGCCACAGAATTAAGCAGGGATTTAGGCATTCCCGTCCAAACTGTGCATCGGCTTCTTTCCTCTTTAGAAGAACAGGGTTTAGTATATAGAAGCGCTGAAACAAAAAAATTTCGGCTGGGGCTGTTGATTTTACAATTAGGCCTGGCTGGAAAAAACAATTTGTCTGTTCGAAAGCAATCTGTTGATATAGTGCAGGAGTTAGTGAGAAAAACAAAAAATCCAGTTTTTATTACAGTCCCAGAGGGAGAAGAAGGGGTGCTCATTGAGTATATAAGTCCAGGCACGCCCAAATCGAAAGAACTGACAGGAACTCGATTTTTTCTGTTTGAAGGTGCTTTTAACAAGGTGATGTTAGCTTTTATGAAAAAGCAGAGGCAGCTGAAGATGTTTGAAATGCTCTCTGGAACGCAAGAAAGTAACAAATTAAAAGAACTGGAAGATGAATTAACGATCATTCAAAAAAAGGGCTGGGCTGTGTCATTTAATGAAATTCAGCCAGGAGCGGTTTGTATATCAGCTCCTATTTTTAATTGGGAAAATGAGGTTGTAGCTTCTGTAAGTATGATGGTTTGGGAAGAAGCTTTTGCAGAAGATACAAAAGGAACGAATATAAAGAGTATAAAAAAAGCAGCAAAAGAAATTTCATCAGAATTAGGATGGCTCCAAAACATCCGGCAAGTTTTTTAA
- a CDS encoding helix-turn-helix transcriptional regulator, translating to MKETIYFPFQPEIPMTTTGYRELMPANYSKSKNIALFYQFETKKGQKTSLSLIPDGCFDIIFCCDANTPSAFLWTSPVSRLKQPEFVDGCDYFGVRFFPEQSLLKLRYPMKELLNQLIPLADVLLFDPSLIEQISLAASFGERITLFKQFIHKSAEMSGNGLDLIDYSIKKIYLSGGMLNIKQLSAEIGYSEQYIRRKFEEYIGFSPKQFCKVVQFQNSLSCILKMDHVDVHDVIHENGYYDQPHFIKDFKKLMNVTPKQYKETLAMYSNLA from the coding sequence ATGAAAGAAACCATCTACTTTCCTTTTCAGCCTGAAATTCCAATGACCACAACCGGCTATCGAGAATTGATGCCAGCTAATTACTCTAAAAGTAAAAACATTGCACTTTTTTATCAATTTGAAACGAAAAAAGGACAAAAAACGTCTCTTTCACTCATCCCGGATGGATGCTTTGATATCATTTTTTGCTGTGATGCCAATACTCCTTCGGCTTTTCTTTGGACCAGCCCGGTCTCCAGGCTGAAACAACCGGAATTTGTAGATGGCTGTGATTATTTTGGGGTTCGTTTTTTTCCAGAACAAAGTCTGCTGAAGCTTCGCTACCCGATGAAAGAGCTTTTAAATCAGCTTATTCCGCTAGCGGATGTTTTACTCTTTGATCCATCTCTTATTGAACAAATCAGCTTAGCAGCCTCATTTGGCGAACGAATCACGCTGTTTAAACAATTTATACATAAAAGTGCAGAGATGTCGGGCAATGGGCTTGATCTCATCGATTATTCAATTAAAAAAATTTATTTGTCCGGAGGAATGCTGAATATCAAGCAATTATCTGCGGAAATCGGATATTCGGAGCAGTATATCCGCCGGAAATTCGAAGAGTATATCGGTTTTTCACCAAAACAGTTTTGTAAAGTCGTCCAGTTTCAAAATTCTTTGAGCTGCATTTTAAAAATGGATCATGTAGATGTGCATGATGTTATACATGAAAATGGCTACTATGACCAGCCGCATTTCATAAAAGATTTTAAAAAACTAATGAACGTTACCCCAAAGCAGTATAAAGAAACACTCGCCATGTACTCTAACCTTGCTTAA
- a CDS encoding cytosine permease, which yields MKVETRTIEYIPAEERHGKAKDLFPIWFGANMHITTLVTGALPISLGLNLFWSFVAIIIGTLLGAIFMASHSAQGPKLGIPQMIQSRAQFGVIGAIFPLFLVMFVYLGFFASSGLLAAQTLSSLVSIDQTWSILILNILCFVVTIFGHDLIHKMQKILSWSSLIIYLVATVIIFQLPLPSGIWSAGSVDWPVFLLAVSIVATWQLAYAPYVADYSRYLPVTTSTAQTFWYSYAGTVVGTIWMMVLGSTLTVAIPNFLDHSGSNLGQLFGSFAIVMYLIIIFGQLSINVFNLYGAFMSTITTIEPFVKLKVTPKVRVGMIFGVTVMGTILCLLGQSNFLAFFLNFIFFISYFLIPWTSINLVDYYLLRHGQYNVKDIFDINGQYGKINWITTIAFLVSVIAEIPFINTSFYVGPIATALEGADIAWLIGLVVPAALYYFPMKRKLNNSMYTIENQETAVVENLDNLNSKS from the coding sequence GTGAAAGTTGAAACACGTACTATTGAGTATATCCCAGCAGAAGAAAGGCATGGAAAAGCTAAAGATTTATTCCCAATTTGGTTTGGAGCAAACATGCATATCACAACCCTTGTAACAGGGGCATTGCCAATCAGTTTAGGGCTTAACTTGTTTTGGAGCTTTGTAGCCATCATTATTGGTACCTTATTAGGCGCCATTTTTATGGCTTCCCATTCTGCTCAAGGACCTAAGCTAGGAATCCCGCAAATGATTCAGAGCAGAGCGCAGTTTGGAGTTATTGGCGCTATTTTCCCGTTATTTCTTGTTATGTTTGTTTATTTAGGTTTTTTTGCCAGCAGCGGCTTGCTTGCGGCTCAAACTTTAAGCAGTTTAGTATCTATTGATCAAACATGGAGCATTTTAATTTTAAATATTCTTTGTTTTGTAGTAACTATTTTTGGACATGACTTAATTCACAAAATGCAAAAAATACTTTCTTGGTCATCACTTATCATTTATCTTGTGGCGACGGTTATTATTTTCCAGCTGCCGCTTCCATCGGGTATTTGGTCAGCTGGCAGCGTCGATTGGCCTGTATTTTTATTAGCGGTTAGTATTGTGGCTACGTGGCAATTAGCCTATGCCCCATATGTTGCGGATTATTCCCGCTATCTTCCGGTTACAACCTCGACGGCTCAAACATTTTGGTACAGTTATGCGGGTACAGTAGTTGGAACTATTTGGATGATGGTGTTAGGTTCAACGCTAACTGTTGCGATTCCAAACTTTCTTGATCATTCAGGAAGCAATTTGGGACAGCTGTTTGGAAGTTTTGCCATAGTGATGTATCTCATCATCATCTTTGGACAGCTTTCCATTAATGTGTTTAATTTGTATGGTGCATTTATGTCAACAATTACAACGATAGAACCTTTCGTTAAATTGAAGGTTACACCAAAGGTGCGCGTGGGAATGATTTTTGGTGTGACCGTAATGGGCACTATACTATGCTTGTTAGGACAAAGTAATTTTCTTGCGTTTTTCTTAAATTTTATCTTTTTTATTAGTTATTTCTTAATTCCATGGACTTCCATTAATCTTGTTGATTATTATCTGCTGCGCCATGGTCAATACAATGTAAAAGATATTTTTGACATAAATGGCCAATATGGAAAAATCAATTGGATCACAACCATCGCATTTCTTGTATCAGTCATTGCAGAAATTCCTTTTATAAACACCTCTTTCTACGTAGGACCTATAGCTACGGCTTTAGAAGGTGCGGATATTGCTTGGTTAATTGGATTGGTTGTCCCTGCTGCTTTGTATTATTTCCCAATGAAACGGAAGTTAAATAACTCTATGTATACGATTGAAAACCAAGAAACAGCTGTTGTAGAAAACTTGGATAATTTGAATAGCAAATCCTAG
- a CDS encoding carboxymuconolactone decarboxylase family protein: MHSKKFDEGLEVRRAVLGADYVDNSINNATDFNRPLQELVTEYCWGEIWTRPGLSRKSRSMINLAMITALNRPHELKLHIRGAITNGLTIEEIHEIFLQCAIYCGVPAAIDSFRTAQEVLKEMEQSEV; this comes from the coding sequence ATGCACTCAAAAAAATTTGATGAGGGACTCGAGGTTCGCAGAGCAGTTCTAGGCGCTGACTATGTTGACAATTCTATTAATAATGCTACAGACTTTAACCGGCCTTTACAGGAATTAGTAACTGAGTATTGTTGGGGTGAGATCTGGACAAGACCGGGGCTGTCAAGGAAGAGCCGCAGCATGATCAACCTTGCAATGATAACAGCATTGAATCGTCCGCATGAACTTAAACTGCATATACGTGGAGCAATTACGAATGGTTTAACTATTGAAGAAATCCATGAGATCTTTTTGCAATGTGCCATTTATTGTGGTGTACCAGCGGCCATTGACAGCTTCAGAACCGCACAGGAAGTATTAAAGGAAATGGAGCAAAGTGAAGTTTAA
- a CDS encoding GntR family transcriptional regulator, translating into MILTTSITTQVTNAIREAIVTGEFEPGRKLSEFELSEHYKVSRTPVREAFKQLEREGLVEIIPRVGTCVTKPTEKEIAELFTVKEVLEGLAAGLLAENRHVKEIDDLQKAVQSMEKAVQSSDHKQFVEANNAFHEAVINGANNSKLSFMLNMLINQIPYNRYVYLSIEVPNRLEKSLKEHQFILETILSGNREAAEKAMREHVRASAMQLQKGISQKLREINLKEENI; encoded by the coding sequence ATGATTTTAACAACAAGTATAACCACACAAGTAACAAATGCGATCCGTGAAGCAATTGTGACCGGAGAATTTGAGCCAGGCAGAAAATTATCAGAATTTGAACTATCAGAACACTATAAAGTAAGCCGGACTCCTGTTAGAGAAGCATTTAAGCAATTGGAAAGAGAAGGTCTTGTAGAAATTATTCCACGGGTTGGCACCTGTGTGACAAAACCTACAGAGAAAGAGATTGCAGAGCTATTTACAGTAAAAGAAGTGCTTGAAGGACTCGCAGCCGGCCTTTTGGCCGAAAACAGACATGTGAAGGAAATTGATGATCTTCAAAAAGCGGTTCAATCAATGGAAAAAGCAGTTCAGTCCTCTGATCATAAGCAATTTGTTGAAGCAAACAATGCTTTTCACGAAGCAGTGATTAACGGAGCTAACAATTCAAAATTAAGCTTTATGCTCAATATGTTGATCAATCAAATTCCATATAACCGCTATGTTTACTTGAGTATTGAGGTGCCGAATCGCTTAGAAAAGTCACTTAAGGAGCATCAATTTATCCTTGAAACCATTCTAAGCGGAAACCGGGAAGCTGCAGAAAAAGCTATGCGAGAGCATGTAAGAGCAAGCGCGATGCAGCTTCAAAAAGGAATCAGTCAAAAATTACGAGAGATCAATCTAAAGGAGGAAAATATATGA
- a CDS encoding LLM class flavin-dependent oxidoreductase gives MKFGIFANLAGPGRIEDYATVLDEAREQAVYCDENGYDSIWYTEHHFGHEGNELITNPILMGADIAARTKNIRIGQAANVATFWHPLRLAEDIAMLDQLSKGRVEVGLARGLYGREAANLNTLSDPTNQAQNRALFEETVEIMKKAWSNRFFSHEGDIYQFPPKGLKWNHPMSPPSEEYMDMEKGEISKISLVPQPYQKPFPQLWQTIDSPRSIELAAENNIKGIFWMPTVKELKGRFELYREKASAARGYDVPLGEGIALVRDVYVAETMEQAREDAAEAVLNTYRWICHWRGLGNLMDPGEAVKEGQELNYDFLHPRNLLFGTPEYVTEKIKELQEELNLQNLLLWVNHSHLPHEKVMKSLKLFTEQVMPNFTNTNQEVYL, from the coding sequence ATGAAATTTGGAATTTTTGCTAACCTGGCAGGACCTGGTCGTATTGAAGACTATGCAACAGTGCTGGATGAAGCTCGCGAGCAAGCAGTATACTGTGATGAAAACGGTTACGACTCTATCTGGTACACTGAACATCATTTTGGACATGAGGGAAATGAACTAATTACCAACCCTATTTTAATGGGGGCAGATATTGCAGCCCGGACAAAGAATATTCGAATTGGACAAGCTGCAAATGTCGCAACATTTTGGCATCCGCTTCGTTTAGCAGAAGACATTGCCATGCTTGACCAGTTAAGCAAAGGGCGTGTAGAAGTTGGGCTGGCGCGTGGATTATATGGAAGGGAAGCGGCTAATTTAAACACACTTTCTGACCCAACCAATCAAGCGCAAAATCGGGCTTTGTTTGAAGAAACAGTTGAAATTATGAAAAAAGCCTGGTCTAATCGATTCTTCTCACACGAAGGAGATATTTATCAATTCCCGCCAAAAGGATTAAAGTGGAATCATCCGATGAGCCCTCCTTCTGAAGAATACATGGATATGGAAAAAGGCGAAATCAGCAAAATTTCTTTAGTGCCTCAGCCGTATCAAAAACCATTTCCACAACTTTGGCAAACCATTGATTCACCGCGGTCGATTGAGCTGGCAGCTGAAAACAACATTAAGGGAATTTTCTGGATGCCTACCGTGAAAGAATTAAAAGGCCGTTTTGAATTGTACCGGGAAAAAGCATCTGCAGCACGTGGATACGATGTACCGCTTGGAGAGGGTATTGCACTTGTGCGGGATGTATATGTGGCGGAAACGATGGAGCAGGCAAGAGAAGATGCGGCAGAAGCTGTACTCAATACGTATCGTTGGATTTGCCATTGGCGTGGACTGGGCAACTTAATGGATCCAGGTGAAGCTGTGAAAGAAGGCCAGGAATTAAACTATGATTTTCTTCATCCGCGTAACTTATTATTTGGAACACCAGAGTATGTAACAGAGAAAATCAAAGAGCTGCAGGAAGAATTAAACTTGCAAAATCTTTTGTTATGGGTGAACCACAGTCACCTGCCTCATGAAAAAGTAATGAAAAGCTTGAAATTATTTACAGAGCAAGTAATGCCGAACTTTACAAATACAAATCAGGAGGTATACCTATAA